A genomic region of Leptolyngbya sp. NIES-2104 contains the following coding sequences:
- a CDS encoding chemotaxis protein CheW, with amino-acid sequence MLLLLFHVDEDIYAIDSTHIVEVLPLVMLRKVYQVPDHVAGVFRYRNCIVPVVDLCELIRGERCRSRFSTRIIMIRYQTRTGENAYVGLLAERVTETLDRPNYAPSEQSHESYLGEVWTHEGEMIQQFRWEPLISDVRNTALIAGGTE; translated from the coding sequence ATGTTACTGTTACTCTTCCACGTTGACGAAGACATCTATGCGATCGATAGTACTCACATTGTCGAAGTGCTACCGCTGGTTATGCTGCGAAAAGTTTATCAAGTTCCTGATCATGTTGCAGGCGTGTTTCGATATCGAAACTGCATTGTTCCGGTTGTGGATTTGTGTGAGTTGATTCGAGGAGAGCGCTGTCGATCGCGCTTCAGTACTCGAATTATCATGATTCGATATCAGACCAGAACTGGAGAAAATGCCTACGTTGGACTGTTAGCGGAACGAGTGACAGAAACACTCGATCGACCAAATTACGCTCCTTCAGAACAAAGTCACGAATCTTATTTAGGCGAAGTCTGGACGCATGAGGGCGAAATGATTCAGCAATTTCGCTGGGAACCTTTGATCTCCGATGTTCGGAATACTGCGTTGATTGCTGGAGGAACTGAGTAA
- a CDS encoding solute carrier family 23 protein has protein sequence MKIDPTKKRENRLFLNLISGGTMGILTVITSVSFGVVIFSGGFSEVLPWGIGVLLFSAAVINTIVSSFSAYPPVVATLSDNSIPVLSLVARQIADLMPNATTEEKLLTLTATIVLNSIVGGAILMALGRFRLGGLIRFIPYPVVGGFIASTGLLLVQGAFQSLSGVDYDHLNVAQFLQPNVLFQWLPAVFFAIAMYILPKSIQHFLLLPGIIVASIALFYLGMAVTGTSIPQATTQQLLLGTMPASGLFQFKTIPAMTGANWTVVAQQLPTLAALWLIDAIALLLNANGIELLVKRDFDLNRELRIAGAASIVSGIGGGAGGFSSLNETALVKQLGGTSRSVGRIIAAMCVAIAFGSAEGLAYFPKFILIGIPLLYGMEPLYEWIYQAWFKFARSDYAIVLLIVAVTATAGYLQGIAVGLMAAIVLFVINYSQLAVTKRISSGRYYHSNVLRTPEEMDLLEAQGDRILVLELQGVIFFGTANKLLNLIHDRISQTPQIQYIILDFRLVNDLDASAVLSFAKLEQLANQKPVHLLFTQLSKEAKQRLDQADCLEESDPMCHRFDDLDRGLEWCEQQILQTHHLDQIAPDSEVPDRALSRYLKSVFIDTHQVDRLMALLKTCSLQLGEYLFRQGDPFDGLYFVASGQVSVVLELEQNQTKRIRTYTIGNTIGEMGLYRQTVRMASVIADKPSTLYFLSSEAFEQIETTDPLLAANVHRFVVNLLAERLEHREQELKNLLQSS, from the coding sequence GTGAAGATTGATCCCACCAAGAAGCGAGAAAACCGATTGTTCCTCAATTTGATCTCAGGCGGAACAATGGGGATCTTGACTGTGATTACCAGCGTTTCGTTTGGGGTGGTCATCTTTTCGGGTGGATTCTCTGAAGTGTTGCCTTGGGGAATTGGAGTGCTGTTATTCAGTGCTGCGGTTATCAATACGATCGTTTCTTCGTTCAGTGCTTATCCTCCAGTTGTCGCAACGCTTTCAGATAATTCGATCCCGGTTCTTAGCCTTGTGGCTCGTCAGATCGCGGATTTGATGCCGAATGCGACAACGGAGGAAAAATTGCTGACTTTGACTGCCACGATCGTACTCAATTCGATCGTGGGTGGTGCGATTTTGATGGCGTTGGGACGATTTAGGCTCGGAGGATTGATTCGATTTATTCCTTATCCAGTCGTGGGTGGATTTATTGCGAGTACAGGACTGTTGTTAGTTCAAGGCGCATTTCAATCTCTAAGCGGTGTTGATTACGACCATCTCAATGTGGCTCAGTTTTTGCAGCCAAATGTATTGTTTCAGTGGTTGCCTGCGGTCTTTTTTGCGATCGCGATGTACATCTTGCCCAAATCAATTCAGCACTTCTTACTACTTCCAGGAATTATTGTCGCATCGATCGCGCTTTTCTATTTAGGAATGGCTGTGACCGGAACCTCGATTCCTCAAGCCACCACACAACAACTTCTACTCGGAACAATGCCCGCTAGTGGACTATTCCAGTTCAAGACAATTCCAGCCATGACGGGTGCAAATTGGACAGTCGTCGCTCAACAGCTTCCAACCTTAGCGGCTCTTTGGTTGATTGATGCGATCGCGCTATTGCTAAATGCGAACGGCATTGAATTGTTAGTCAAACGCGATTTTGACTTAAACCGAGAATTGAGAATTGCTGGAGCAGCCTCGATCGTCTCTGGAATCGGGGGTGGCGCAGGTGGATTCTCTAGCCTGAATGAAACGGCATTAGTCAAACAATTAGGCGGAACTTCACGATCGGTCGGGCGAATCATTGCTGCAATGTGTGTCGCGATCGCGTTTGGAAGTGCAGAAGGATTAGCGTATTTCCCAAAGTTCATTCTGATTGGAATCCCGCTGCTGTATGGAATGGAACCCTTGTACGAATGGATCTATCAGGCTTGGTTTAAGTTTGCTCGATCAGATTACGCGATCGTATTACTCATCGTTGCGGTGACTGCAACCGCTGGATATCTACAAGGCATTGCAGTTGGATTAATGGCAGCGATCGTACTTTTTGTCATTAACTACAGTCAGCTTGCTGTCACAAAGCGCATCAGTTCAGGACGGTACTATCACAGTAATGTGCTTCGGACTCCAGAAGAGATGGATTTGCTTGAAGCACAAGGCGATCGAATCTTAGTGCTAGAGTTGCAGGGCGTGATCTTTTTTGGAACTGCAAATAAGTTATTGAATTTGATTCACGATCGCATTTCCCAAACTCCACAAATTCAATACATCATTTTAGACTTCCGATTAGTCAACGATCTAGATGCTTCTGCCGTTTTAAGCTTTGCCAAACTTGAACAGCTTGCTAATCAAAAACCCGTTCATCTTTTATTTACTCAACTTTCAAAAGAAGCAAAACAGAGATTAGATCAAGCGGATTGTTTGGAAGAGTCTGATCCAATGTGTCATCGATTTGATGATCTTGATCGAGGTTTAGAATGGTGCGAACAGCAGATTCTTCAGACCCATCATCTAGATCAAATTGCACCCGATTCAGAAGTGCCCGATCGCGCCTTAAGTCGCTATCTCAAATCCGTTTTCATTGATACACATCAAGTCGATCGCTTGATGGCATTGCTCAAAACTTGCTCACTTCAGCTTGGTGAATATCTCTTTCGCCAGGGCGATCCGTTTGATGGATTGTACTTTGTTGCTTCTGGTCAAGTAAGTGTAGTGTTAGAACTAGAACAGAACCAAACCAAACGGATTCGGACTTATACGATCGGGAATACGATCGGTGAAATGGGACTCTATCGCCAGACCGTTCGTATGGCATCTGTGATCGCAGATAAGCCCAGTACACTTTACTTTCTCTCTTCTGAAGCTTTCGAGCAAATTGAAACGACTGATCCGCTACTCGCTGCGAATGTGCATCGATTTGTGGTCAATCTATTAGCAGAGCGACTAGAACACCGAGAGCAAGAACTGAAGAATCTACTGCAATCGTCTTAA
- a CDS encoding protein-glutamate O-methyltransferase CheR → MVQATIEAMLKQKIGLDANSIGSNAIAYAIDQRRSRCGSPTLQDYCDRLKHSSEELSALIETVVVPETWFFRDREPFVCLKQWIQNHWKPTRKLRILSAPCSTGEEAYSSAITLLEAGLSTEQFRIDAIDISQVALEKAKQAIYTKRSFRGKTEINPLYFEAVNDRYRVRSQIRQVVQFMQENLLEPRFLLERQYDVIFCRNLLIYLDAEARSQVMKTLDRALNVSGLLFVGSAETSQVPSAHYESINHPAAFAYRKVERPEPAPLRVSALKSLPLPKQIPKVSQLEQARLCLDRGQFTEAARLCEAHLSIDRTDTEAYLLLSKIYQELNQLPEAEQALQKAIYLNPKFYDALIELAVLKEQQGDFATAKILRSRVQRLLNL, encoded by the coding sequence ATGGTGCAAGCAACGATTGAAGCAATGCTGAAACAGAAGATTGGACTCGATGCGAATAGTATCGGGTCAAACGCGATCGCATATGCGATTGATCAACGTCGATCGCGTTGTGGTTCTCCAACTTTGCAAGATTATTGCGATCGATTAAAGCACTCTTCCGAAGAATTAAGTGCCCTGATCGAAACGGTGGTTGTTCCTGAAACTTGGTTTTTTCGCGATCGAGAACCTTTTGTTTGCTTGAAACAGTGGATTCAAAACCATTGGAAGCCAACGAGGAAATTGCGAATTCTGTCTGCGCCTTGTTCGACCGGAGAAGAAGCATATTCGAGCGCGATCACACTCCTAGAAGCAGGACTATCAACAGAACAATTCCGAATTGATGCGATCGATATTAGCCAGGTCGCTTTAGAAAAGGCAAAACAAGCAATCTATACCAAGCGATCGTTTCGCGGAAAAACAGAGATCAATCCGCTGTATTTTGAAGCGGTGAATGATCGATATCGAGTACGATCGCAAATTCGTCAAGTCGTTCAATTCATGCAGGAAAATCTTCTAGAGCCGCGTTTTTTACTAGAGCGGCAGTATGACGTGATCTTTTGCCGAAATTTGCTGATTTATCTTGATGCAGAAGCGCGATCGCAAGTGATGAAAACGCTCGATCGTGCTTTGAACGTGTCAGGGTTACTCTTTGTCGGATCGGCTGAGACTTCACAAGTTCCGTCTGCTCACTATGAATCGATAAATCATCCTGCGGCGTTTGCTTATCGAAAAGTAGAACGACCGGAACCCGCACCCCTTAGGGTTTCAGCACTCAAATCACTACCGCTACCGAAACAAATTCCGAAAGTTTCGCAGTTAGAACAGGCAAGACTCTGCCTCGATCGAGGTCAATTTACCGAAGCTGCTCGACTTTGCGAAGCGCATCTTAGCATCGATCGGACGGACACAGAAGCTTACCTATTACTGAGCAAAATTTATCAAGAATTAAACCAGCTTCCCGAAGCAGAACAAGCCTTACAAAAAGCAATTTATCTCAATCCTAAATTTTATGATGCACTGATTGAATTAGCTGTCCTCAAAGAACAACAAGGAGATTTCGCAACTGCAAAGATTCTTAGATCAAGAGTTCAACGGCTTCTCAACTTATAG
- a CDS encoding methyl-accepting chemotaxis protein, which translates to MLNKITNRILLGYAVPLLFLIVLSAIVYRSTTRTFELQAEAQKAERNIRQTDELVDGVNRMIGAGRGYYIFAGQQNFLDTYNSGRIQATEKAQQLQSAESATVRNSVGELAQLVKQYDDIFQNAFRLINQRNLGQARVELAKPRIADVLERRNRVVSELENELKQINQAVADSQEFLLRLIVIGTALALISTIVVGLLNSLPLKRQLPKVVNAAEAIADGNLTYSLAQTRDKTEVGQLLAAFQNMIKSLNGLISQAQRSGIQISTSTTQIAAAGKQLEATVNEQFASMNEVNATARQIAMTAGTLARSMDDVVRTAQETTNAASESQTNLDKIQSAMQRLAYTTNSISSKLKVMDEKANNINTVVTTITKVADQTNLLSLNAAIEAEKAGEYGAGFAVVAREIRRLADQSAVATLEIEQMVKEMQSSVSGGVIEVDKFRGEVKQYVDEVGNVSQQITNFITEVQGLAPRFVTVSQSMDEQYRGAEQISTAIAQLRDASQQTVQSIQETNYALTQLDDATRGLQREISQFKV; encoded by the coding sequence ATGTTAAACAAAATCACGAATCGAATTTTACTCGGATATGCTGTTCCATTATTGTTTTTGATTGTGCTGAGCGCGATCGTTTATCGTTCAACGACGCGCACCTTCGAGCTACAAGCCGAAGCACAAAAGGCTGAGCGTAATATTCGTCAAACCGATGAGCTTGTTGATGGTGTCAATCGCATGATTGGTGCAGGTCGGGGTTACTATATCTTTGCAGGGCAACAAAACTTTCTCGATACTTACAATTCAGGACGGATACAAGCAACGGAAAAAGCTCAACAACTTCAATCAGCCGAGAGCGCGACCGTCCGCAATTCAGTTGGTGAACTCGCACAGTTAGTTAAACAATACGATGATATCTTTCAAAACGCATTTAGATTGATTAATCAGCGCAATCTAGGACAAGCGAGAGTAGAACTTGCTAAACCCAGAATTGCAGATGTGTTAGAGCGGCGAAATCGGGTTGTAAGTGAGCTTGAGAATGAATTGAAGCAAATCAATCAGGCTGTCGCGGATTCTCAAGAATTTTTGCTGAGATTAATTGTGATTGGAACAGCACTAGCGCTGATTTCTACGATCGTCGTCGGCTTACTTAATAGTTTGCCACTCAAGCGACAATTGCCCAAAGTCGTGAATGCTGCTGAAGCGATCGCAGATGGCAATTTAACTTATTCGCTGGCTCAAACCAGAGATAAAACTGAGGTCGGACAATTGCTGGCTGCCTTTCAGAATATGATCAAAAGCTTGAATGGTCTGATTTCTCAAGCTCAGCGATCGGGAATTCAAATCAGTACTTCAACAACGCAGATTGCCGCCGCCGGAAAGCAACTCGAAGCGACTGTAAACGAGCAATTCGCTTCAATGAATGAAGTGAACGCAACAGCGAGACAGATTGCAATGACAGCAGGAACTTTAGCACGATCGATGGATGATGTGGTTAGAACTGCACAAGAAACCACAAATGCGGCTTCTGAGAGTCAAACGAATTTAGACAAGATCCAGTCCGCGATGCAAAGACTTGCCTACACGACCAATTCAATTTCATCGAAGCTGAAAGTGATGGACGAAAAAGCGAACAATATCAATACTGTGGTGACCACCATTACTAAAGTCGCTGACCAAACCAATTTGCTCTCTCTCAATGCTGCGATCGAGGCAGAAAAAGCCGGAGAATACGGAGCAGGATTTGCGGTTGTTGCTCGTGAAATTCGACGACTAGCGGATCAGTCCGCCGTTGCAACCTTAGAGATTGAGCAAATGGTGAAAGAGATGCAATCCTCGGTATCGGGCGGTGTGATCGAGGTAGACAAGTTTCGAGGTGAGGTGAAGCAGTATGTGGATGAAGTGGGGAATGTGAGTCAACAGATTACAAACTTTATCACCGAAGTTCAAGGACTAGCACCTAGATTTGTCACGGTTAGCCAAAGTATGGATGAGCAGTATCGAGGAGCGGAGCAGATTAGTACCGCGATCGCGCAATTGCGAGATGCGTCACAGCAAACGGTGCAATCGATTCAGGAGACAAACTACGCTTTGACGCAGTTAGATGACGCGACAAGAGGCTTACAGCGTGAAATTTCACAGTTCAAGGTATAA
- a CDS encoding chemotaxis protein CheW: MNDCWNRIGVEGDQSCDRLEQVTHCHNCSVFSRSGRLLLEREVPSEYIQEWTNTIAERGSALSVRSTEEMLSLILFRLGNERFAISVRSLQEVIRPTQIHTLPHRSNHLFLGLTSIRGEILLCASLRAFLNIETAAPSDREQMLIVGTTARRWVFPVDEVYGIQRYPLHEIQDPPAVLLKTNAAYTQGILTWNDQKVNYLNAELLIDTLDRRLL, translated from the coding sequence ATGAACGACTGTTGGAATCGGATCGGGGTTGAGGGCGATCAAAGTTGCGATCGACTAGAACAAGTCACGCATTGTCATAACTGTTCGGTGTTCTCTCGGTCTGGACGGTTGTTACTAGAACGTGAAGTTCCGAGCGAATATATTCAGGAATGGACGAATACGATCGCAGAACGCGGATCGGCTCTGAGTGTACGATCAACCGAGGAAATGCTGTCGTTGATTCTGTTTCGATTAGGCAATGAACGATTTGCGATTTCAGTACGATCGCTACAAGAAGTGATTCGACCAACTCAGATTCACACCTTACCGCATCGGAGCAATCATTTGTTTTTAGGTCTGACTAGCATTCGAGGTGAAATCTTGCTTTGTGCATCACTCAGAGCATTTCTGAACATAGAAACTGCTGCACCTTCTGACCGCGAACAAATGCTAATTGTGGGAACAACAGCGCGAAGATGGGTTTTCCCCGTCGATGAGGTGTATGGCATTCAGCGTTACCCCTTGCACGAGATTCAAGATCCGCCTGCTGTTTTGCTGAAAACGAATGCGGCATATACTCAAGGCATTCTCACTTGGAACGATCAAAAGGTGAATTACTTGAATGCAGAATTGCTGATTGATACGCTCGATCGGAGATTGCTATGA
- a CDS encoding hybrid sensor histidine kinase/response regulator, giving the protein MSYSMRDLFQQETRTHVDRLKHYFTELQQHPDRKDDIDAALQSIRAIVGAAHLIEFDAAIHLSEVMQSCLSAAYEGRRSLTANKLDALLHGCTLLSQMSQLEGTKGWLSNHAEDLEKTQSLISEAQTSQPLAPTSEKGQGSDSPGVIPNQSVNAIDPRPLNPPRAGDFEREISSEGTAPDLKVPQNGGFRGLPGSVAPTDQFGMRETPVNKADRSESIPEPSIEESASSSAQNIAQNDPELMELFRQEVEAQTITLNRGLVAIEAHPNSRQELESLMRAAHSIKGAARIVGLDIAVELAHQMEDCFVAAQKQSLTLNAAKIDALFRSVDLTQSISQAQNIQHWLSQHRSELESVQQLLSLDTAPTSPPITPPPTPKTPEPQETDTNSQRVSSSTQERDRVVRISADNLNRIVGLAGESMVEAYWLQPFAESLMELRSQQIVLSKALEDLQQDHPIAQLDHLRQQERECRDLLSDRIAELGEYIRRTDNLSDRLYREVIQSQMRPFADGVQGFPRMVRDLARQLGKQVQFSIVGENTPVDRDILTKLEAPITHILRNAIDHGLELPEERIKAGKSPEGTIQLEASHRGGMLMITISDDGKGIDPDQVRKQVIRRHHAPPEVARRMSHTELMEFLFLPGFSLSKQVTELSGRGVGLDIVKAMAQEVGGTVRAVSSPNAGTSFHLQLPLTLSVVRTLLVEVSGEQYAFPLSRIDRILNLDRNSISVVENQSYFTFNNQHIGLISLAQVFDLPQSNTVSESLCVIVLSYQSAQYGLIVDRALGERELVVRPLDPRLGKIQDISAASLMSDGSLVLIVDVSDLVRSMNSLLDAGKLSAPRPVANQPPKKRILVVDDSITVREVERKLLEKQGYAVDVAIDGMEGWNAVRNQAYDLVISDIDMPRMNGIELIQEIKTHPRLRSTPVIVVSYRDRESDRLQGLDAGADYYLTKNSFQDDSLIQAVVDLIGQ; this is encoded by the coding sequence ATGAGCTATTCAATGCGCGATCTGTTCCAGCAAGAAACGAGAACTCATGTCGATCGCTTAAAACACTACTTTACTGAGTTGCAGCAACATCCAGATCGAAAAGATGATATTGATGCGGCGTTGCAATCGATTCGTGCGATCGTGGGTGCGGCTCATTTGATTGAGTTTGATGCGGCGATTCATTTATCAGAAGTGATGCAATCGTGTTTGAGTGCGGCTTATGAAGGTCGCCGTTCTTTAACGGCGAACAAGCTCGATGCTTTACTACATGGATGTACGCTGCTTTCTCAGATGAGTCAACTTGAGGGAACTAAAGGCTGGTTGTCGAATCATGCTGAGGACTTAGAGAAAACACAGAGCTTGATCAGTGAAGCACAAACTTCGCAGCCCTTAGCCCCCACTTCTGAGAAGGGACAAGGTTCTGATTCCCCTGGCGTAATTCCGAATCAATCTGTTAATGCTATCGATCCTCGCCCCCTAAATCCCCCACGAGCGGGGGACTTTGAGCGTGAAATTTCCTCGGAAGGGACGGCTCCAGATCTCAAAGTCCCCCAGAATGGGGGATTTAGGGGGCTACCCGGATCTGTGGCACCAACAGATCAATTTGGTATGAGGGAAACCCCCGTAAACAAAGCCGATCGATCTGAATCAATCCCTGAACCGTCGATCGAGGAATCCGCTTCGTCATCGGCTCAAAATATCGCTCAAAATGATCCAGAACTAATGGAACTGTTTCGGCAAGAAGTCGAAGCACAAACCATTACATTGAATCGGGGACTCGTCGCGATCGAAGCTCACCCAAACTCACGCCAAGAACTCGAATCCCTCATGAGAGCCGCTCACTCGATCAAAGGAGCCGCCCGTATCGTAGGGCTAGATATTGCTGTCGAGTTAGCTCATCAGATGGAGGATTGTTTTGTCGCCGCTCAAAAGCAATCTCTCACACTCAACGCCGCTAAAATTGATGCACTATTTCGCAGCGTTGATCTGACTCAATCCATTAGCCAAGCGCAAAACATTCAACACTGGCTTTCACAACATCGCTCTGAACTAGAATCAGTCCAACAATTACTTTCTCTTGACACTGCTCCAACCTCACCACCGATTACGCCGCCCCCGACTCCTAAAACTCCTGAACCGCAAGAGACAGATACCAATTCGCAGCGGGTCAGCTCTAGCACACAAGAACGCGATCGTGTGGTTCGCATTAGTGCTGATAACTTAAATCGGATTGTGGGACTCGCTGGAGAATCAATGGTCGAAGCTTATTGGCTCCAGCCGTTTGCTGAATCTTTGATGGAACTGCGATCGCAACAAATTGTGCTTTCTAAAGCACTCGAAGACTTACAGCAAGACCATCCCATCGCACAATTAGACCACTTACGCCAGCAGGAGCGGGAATGTCGGGATTTATTGAGCGATCGCATTGCTGAATTAGGAGAGTACATTCGTCGGACTGATAATTTATCCGATCGATTATATCGAGAAGTGATCCAATCTCAGATGCGACCGTTTGCTGATGGTGTACAAGGCTTTCCGCGAATGGTGCGAGATTTAGCCAGACAGCTTGGAAAGCAAGTTCAATTCTCAATTGTTGGAGAAAATACGCCTGTCGATCGAGATATCCTAACCAAGCTAGAAGCACCGATTACGCACATTTTGCGAAATGCGATCGATCATGGATTAGAGCTACCAGAAGAGCGCATCAAAGCTGGAAAATCACCGGAAGGAACGATTCAACTCGAAGCCTCGCATCGGGGCGGAATGTTAATGATCACAATCTCTGATGATGGTAAAGGGATTGATCCGGATCAAGTCCGCAAACAAGTGATTCGCCGTCATCATGCACCGCCAGAAGTTGCACGACGGATGAGTCACACTGAACTGATGGAATTCCTTTTTCTGCCCGGATTTTCACTCTCGAAACAAGTGACAGAACTCTCTGGGCGAGGAGTTGGATTAGATATTGTCAAAGCAATGGCGCAAGAAGTCGGCGGAACCGTTCGGGCAGTGTCTTCACCCAATGCTGGAACAAGCTTTCATCTACAGTTGCCGCTCACACTTTCGGTTGTGAGAACTTTGCTAGTAGAAGTATCGGGCGAACAATATGCGTTTCCTTTGTCGCGGATCGATCGCATTCTTAATCTCGATCGCAATTCCATTTCAGTTGTCGAAAATCAATCCTACTTTACCTTTAACAATCAGCATATCGGTTTGATTTCACTTGCTCAAGTCTTTGATTTACCTCAATCAAACACGGTATCTGAATCGCTGTGTGTGATTGTTCTGAGTTATCAATCGGCACAGTATGGATTGATTGTCGATCGCGCATTAGGAGAGCGAGAATTAGTGGTGCGTCCACTCGATCCGCGTCTTGGAAAAATTCAAGACATTAGCGCCGCCTCTCTGATGAGCGATGGATCATTAGTCTTGATTGTGGATGTCTCGGACTTAGTTCGATCGATGAATAGCCTGCTAGATGCTGGAAAGCTTAGTGCCCCGCGCCCGGTCGCAAATCAACCGCCGAAAAAGCGGATTCTCGTGGTCGATGATTCGATCACGGTGCGAGAAGTCGAGCGCAAACTGCTAGAAAAACAAGGATATGCCGTAGATGTCGCGATCGATGGCATGGAAGGTTGGAACGCGGTTCGCAATCAAGCTTATGATTTAGTGATTAGCGATATTGACATGCCCAGAATGAACGGAATCGAGCTAATTCAGGAAATCAAAACTCATCCCCGACTGCGATCGACTCCGGTGATCGTAGTGTCTTACCGCGATCGAGAAAGCGATCGACTTCAAGGTTTAGATGCGGGAGCCGATTATTATTTAACGAAGAACAGTTTCCAGGATGATTCTTTGATTCAAGCTGTGGTTGATTTGATTGGGCAATGA
- a CDS encoding mechanosensitive ion channel domain-containing protein, with amino-acid sequence MAAVMELQELFNGILVQDLSEELSGFFATNLFTFGGKQFSIGSMVEILIQVVIVLVISNLTKQILKQRVFPGFGINVGTRESLSTIVSYVVTIIGFFIVIETTGINLSSLTVFAGAIGIGFGIGLQNITSNFISGITLLFEQPVKVGDYIEVDQMAGIVEEISIRCTTIRTINGVYVIVPNSRFLDNSVVNWSYREPECRLVIPVSVVDESDSLTVMEALLAAPRQEPRVLTSPSPEVYFKGLDVENSMLKFELLVWIERPIEMDSIKSALYFLIESEFRDRDLDTKAAPNDITLNDLPTIVQLFQKTEPQNGSTAPVLQSEKPISGWLLRDLLRKVSYFQHCSDVELRQVIEKGYRRKLSAGEVIARENDPGDSFYLILSGAVEVVVESIDRQVAVRRAGEFIGEMSLLLGTPRSATLRTIEDTILFVVDHSNLQSLLSSHGELADQIAEELSQRQETLKSLGVTVMEATKEETQFDVIRKRIRSIFDL; translated from the coding sequence ATGGCTGCGGTTATGGAACTACAAGAACTCTTCAATGGAATCCTTGTGCAAGACTTATCTGAAGAGTTATCTGGTTTTTTCGCAACGAACTTATTCACGTTCGGCGGAAAGCAGTTCTCGATCGGCTCTATGGTCGAGATTCTGATCCAAGTTGTGATTGTTCTGGTTATTTCTAACTTAACGAAGCAAATTCTGAAGCAGCGAGTGTTTCCAGGATTCGGGATCAATGTCGGAACCCGCGAATCGCTTTCAACGATTGTTAGCTATGTGGTTACGATTATTGGATTCTTTATTGTTATTGAAACGACTGGAATTAATCTAAGTTCTTTAACAGTATTTGCAGGTGCGATCGGGATTGGATTCGGGATTGGCTTGCAGAACATCACGAGCAATTTCATCAGCGGCATTACCCTGCTATTTGAACAGCCCGTGAAAGTGGGGGACTATATTGAAGTGGATCAAATGGCGGGAATTGTTGAAGAGATTTCGATCCGATGTACTACGATTCGTACAATCAATGGTGTGTATGTGATTGTGCCGAATAGTCGGTTTCTTGATAATAGTGTCGTGAACTGGAGCTATCGTGAACCCGAATGTCGCTTGGTTATTCCTGTTTCAGTGGTCGATGAAAGTGACTCGTTGACGGTGATGGAAGCATTGTTAGCGGCTCCCCGTCAAGAACCGAGAGTGCTAACTTCTCCTTCCCCGGAAGTGTATTTCAAGGGATTGGATGTTGAAAATTCAATGTTGAAGTTTGAACTATTAGTCTGGATCGAGCGTCCGATCGAGATGGATTCGATCAAAAGCGCTTTGTATTTTCTGATCGAATCAGAATTTCGCGATCGCGATCTCGATACAAAAGCGGCTCCAAACGATATCACATTGAATGATTTACCGACGATCGTGCAACTTTTTCAGAAAACCGAGCCTCAAAATGGTTCAACAGCCCCCGTTTTGCAGTCTGAAAAACCAATCAGCGGTTGGCTTTTGCGCGATTTGCTCAGAAAGGTGAGCTATTTCCAGCACTGTTCTGATGTGGAACTGCGGCAAGTGATTGAGAAAGGCTACCGGAGGAAACTTTCAGCGGGTGAAGTGATTGCGCGAGAAAATGATCCGGGCGATTCCTTTTATCTAATTTTGTCGGGTGCGGTTGAAGTCGTGGTCGAGTCAATCGATCGACAAGTTGCTGTGAGACGGGCGGGGGAATTTATCGGTGAAATGTCGCTGTTGTTGGGAACGCCTCGGAGTGCAACGTTACGCACTATAGAAGATACGATTTTGTTTGTAGTTGATCATAGTAATTTGCAAAGTTTACTCAGTAGTCATGGAGAGTTAGCCGATCAGATTGCAGAAGAGCTTTCACAGCGACAAGAAACGCTGAAAAGTTTGGGCGTGACCGTGATGGAAGCAACTAAAGAAGAAACGCAATTTGATGTGATTCGGAAGCGGATTCGATCGATTTTTGATTTGTGA